A stretch of Gallus gallus isolate bGalGal1 chromosome 2, bGalGal1.mat.broiler.GRCg7b, whole genome shotgun sequence DNA encodes these proteins:
- the LOC414835 gene encoding cHz-cadherin isoform X4 has translation MVHITDENDCSPEFQNSIYSRDNIPETIPIGTSLLQVLATDCDSGSNSEISYFIQSTDFSITRHGVISSNQRLNFERANHMYEFVVIAVDKGHPPRTGTASVRIQMANVNDEAPVFSQPVYRTFLSEDAGPSTLVATVRAKDPDGDGVLYLIAGGNEEGNFELDSQKGIIKLRRSPAPNLKGPQYILNITAIDDNVSGGPTPLSSFAEVIVGVNDINNNKPVFRECTYYSDSTWVLENQPPGMYVLQVEAYDADLGVNGEVKYGLMHRDGASLGFSIDSDTGVITTTRSFDREEQKEHTLSVTATDQAPEPLIGICQITVLIADVNDNDPKFENSRYQYFLSEDTPIGTSFLRVTAHDSDQGVNAAITYSMLAHQVQYFQINPSTGWVYVNHRISQTTRISHYIVATDGGNRSSTVELTVTITNALSQPPRWEQSRYWVTVPENTIRDTRIVTIKATSPLGDPRVTYNLEEGQVPETNMPIRFYLRPNRADGSASLLVAEPLDFETTKFFSLTVRAQNVAMIPLASFTIVYVNVTDVNDNVPFFVSSNYEVSVPEGADVGTSVVQVLATDLDSGLHGQVRYFILKDASEDYQFFTIEPETGIISTHASFDREKRASYLIEVQSQDSSESARPGVHGQPNTDTAYVRIFVSDVNDNAPAFPQPVYEVSVDEDRDVGSPVVTATADDRDEGANAKLRYQITSGNTKGVFDVEPEAGTVFIVQSLDYEEEQRYELRLVASDGKWENHTLIIINVVNKNDEAPVFTQNEYHGSILEELTDLPVFVLKVSATDPDQEADQNALSYSLHGQGAGSEFSINENTGEISANRRLDREKRSTWRFLVLATDESGEGLTGFADVVIEVRDTNDNAPLFLCVSDDCFMGYVPEDSPADTAVMEMTAVDLDDPKASTNAVLTYRIIQNVQNEINLNLFSINPVSGTICTVLGSLDREKVDKYLLVVEARDGGGLTGTGTATILVTDVNDHAPVFLQRIYTAFVSENASINTEVAVVSAMDRDEGENAMVTFSILDGDNDRKFSIETDKGNNCGFIRLRKQIDFEKPHERVFNLTLKAEDMDFFSIAHCVIYVEDANDHAPVFYPQFYEVASLAEDVPVGTKVVQVSAVDLDSGLNGRFSFHLLNKSDPGGQFSVASDGWVIVAGVLDHETVTQYQLIVIATDMGQPPLACSATVLVTLQDVNDNGPEFEAHYNPVVWENTASPQSVQMNETSTLLYAKDRDTAANGAPFSFHLLSNFDSLGNFHLQDFHNGSALLTALHTFDREVHKVFHLPILITDSGIPPMSSTNTLTVNIGDQNDHPHSAGYMECLIYSYDGILPTTVLGQVLAPDEDDWDRKIYQFEGKTSRYFILNDNSGLLTIKEGTPPGTYNIKVRVIDGVWPDVVSTVKVIVKEIKDDALHNAGSLQIKDTTPEEFISQFPEKESKYNQLKKLLSEIISVQLENVHIFSVLKSSQTRGVDVWFAVYGPPYYKAEKLNGNVAASRAWLENILDINITQIGIDECVTANCTHSSGCISKYEHSHVPTITTAGSISLVSVTVLSSALCSCAARESPHLSCSSYQTNPCLNGGTCVDTDLGYRCRCSANFHGPDCQQTKHSFKGHGYAWFPPLKPCFESRISLEFITEVADGLLLYQGPVARGQPGQLEDFIALELSGGVPALTVSHSSGELFLQLSKKVNVADRRWHNIKIKSDGKKVKLVLDHCTNGSVRHSGSVDKKISQVDLSACEASEETMGTWSMSRIFSGHQPLQLGGVKKILPYRDSQKRFRGFVGCIRNVVVDTKVYDLEHPAESLNSSPGCILTDEMCQSAGMVSCGVHGRCVGDWGFFHCDCAPGYAGPACDKVLPEWAFGRDSWIHYEPRNTLSTLSTRIQLMVRTRISRSTLLSLASADGSSFIRLEVDEGYFCVNFSLGGKSHSLRMKTLRINNGQWVLLTMERYNNEFTLRVNSGGGDQEVTSVLGTDRWFEMDWASVVLGNRLPSHSESDFQGCLRDVQLNGQPLLVEGRSTEFGFVLRRQGVTMGCHSSACSSHPCYSPFLCVDLWRKYECRCPAGKVEVTDNLTGLRHCSSSPCGHWTCRNGGTCVAQSQHKTICQCPEGYKGRWCEISQVKAGRPVGLSSGSILAISMCLLVFLALLVSYTVWSQWGSSGFRKGGIYHIPEERESWEDVRENVFNYNEEGGGEHDQNAYNVAELKKPLRSIPHFSLRATFPRSRTPTRPKRGSVPNRAQQKQSTSAVSSVPDFKEYVSQIIQDADNDLQNPPADTVHFYCLEGECSLAGSLSSLNSISGDEDLNYDCLQEWGSKFDKLKELYEPSHGHL, from the exons ATGGTTCACATCACGGATGAAAATGACTGTTCTCCTGAATTCCAGAACTCCATTTACAGCAGGGACAACATTCCCGAAACCATTCCCATCGGCACATCTCTCCTGCAAG TGCTTGCGACAGACTGCGACTCTGGCTCCAACTCAGAGATCTCTTACTTCATCCAGAGCACTGATTTTTCCATCACACGCCACGGGGTCATCAGTTCTAACCAGAGGCTGAACTTTGAGCGAGCGAACCACATGTATGAGTTTGTGGTGATTGCTGTTGATAAAGGACACCCCCCTCGGACAGGGACCGCGTCGGTGCGCATTCAAATGGCCAACGTGAATGATGAGGCGCCCGTGTTCTCCCAGCCTGT TTACAGAACGTTCCTCTCGGAAGATGCTGGTCCCAGTACATTAGTGGCTACTGTCCGGGCCAAGGACCCAGATGGAGATGGGGTGCTCTATCTAATTGCTGGAGGGAATGAGGAGGGCAATTTTGAACTGGATAGTCAGAAAG GTATCATTAAGCTCCGCAGAAGCCCTGCGCCCAATCTGAAAGGGCCTCAATACATCCTGAATATCACTGCAATAGATGACAATGTCTCCGGGGGACCCACTCCTCTCAGCAGTTTTGCTGAGGTTATTGTAGGAGTTAATGACATTAATAACAACAAGCCTGTCTTCAGAGAG TGCACTTACTACAGTGACAGCACCTGGGTTCTGGAGAACCAGCCTCCGGGCATGTACGTGCTGCAAGTAGAAGCCTACGATGCAGACCTCGGCGTTAATGGAGAGGTGAAGTATGGGCTCATGCACCGCGATGGAGCTTCCCTGGGCTTCAGCATTGATTCGGACACAG GGGTCATCACCACCACGCGGAGCTTTGACCGTGAGGAACAGAAGGAGCACACCCTGTCCGTCACCGCGACGGACCAAGCGCCGGAGCCGCTGATCGGCATCTGTCAGATCACCGTCCTGATCGCTGATGTCAATGACAACGATCCCAAGTTTGAGAACAGTCGCTACCAGT atttCCTCAGTGAAGATACTCCCATAGGGACGAGTTTCCTTCGTGTCACAGCTCATGACAGTGACCAAGGTGTGAATGCTGCCATCACATATTCCATGTTAGCGCATCAAGTTCAGTACTTCCAGATCAATCCCAGCACGGGCTGGGTGTATGTGAACCACCGGATCTCCCAG ACAACACGCATCAGTCACTATATTGTAGCAACGGATGGGGGCAACAGGAGCAGCACGGTGGAGCTGACCGTAACCATCACCAATGCACTCAGCCAGCCACCccgctgggagcagagcagataCTGGGTAACAGTCCCTGAAAACACCATCCGTGACACCAGGATAGTG acTATCAAAGCCACGTCCCCTCTTGGAGATCCCAGGGTTACATATAACCTGGAAGAGGGTCAAGTTCCAGAGACAAACATGCCAATTCGTTTCTACCTGAGGCCAAATAGAGCTGACGGATCTGCTTCTCTTCTTGTTGCCGAACCACTTGACTTTGAGACAACCAAGTTCTTCAGCCTAACAGTCCGGGCACAGAATGTGGCAATGATTCCCCTAGCTTCTTTTACCATTGTTTATGTTAATGTAACAG ATGTCAACGATAATGTTCCATTCTTTGTGTCTTCCAACTATGAGGTGTCTGTACCTGAAGGAGCTGATGTTGGCACATCGGTGGTTCAGGTTTTAGCGACAGACTTGGATTCAGGTCTTCATGGACAG GTTCGCTACTTTATATTGAAGGATGCTAGTGAGGACTACCAGTTCTTCACCATTGAACCTGAGACAGGAATTATTTCCACCCATGCATCTTttgacagagagaaaagagccTCTTATTTGATTGAAGTTCAATCTCAGGATTCTTCAGAATCTGCCAGACCTGGTGTCCATGGGCAGCCCAACACAG ACACAGCCTATGTAAGGATTTTTGTTAGTGACGTGAATGACAACGCCCCAGCATTTCCTCAGCCTGTGTATGAGGTCAGCGTAGATGAAGACAGGGATGTTGGAAGTCCTGTTGTGACAGCAACGGCAGATGATCGAGATGAGG GTGCAAATGCCAAACTCAGGTATCAGATCACATCAGGAAACACAAAAGGAGTTTTTGATGTGGAACCTGAGGCTGGTACTGTCTTCATCGTTCAGTCTCTGGATTATGAAGAAGAACAACGTTATGAGCTTCGACTTGTAGCATCTgatggaaaatgggaaaatcaCACCCTTATCATCATCAATGTTGTCAATAAGAATGACGAAGCACCAGTCTTCACTCAGAATGAATACCACGGCAGCATCCTGGAGGAGCTCACAGATCTGCCTGTATTTGTTCTAAAG GTTTCTGCAACAGACCCCGACCAAGAAGCAGATCAAAATGCTCTTAGCTACTCCCTGCATGGACAGGGAGCTGGGAGTGAGTTCAGCATCAATGAGAACACAGGTGAGATCAGTGCAAACAGAAGATTGGACCGTGAGAAACGATCAACGTGGCGCTTTCTTGTTCTTGCAACAGATGAGAGTGGAGAGGGACTGACTGGCTTTGCAGATGTGGTCATAGAAGTGAGGGACACGAATGACAATGCAcccctttttctctgtgtgtcaGATGATTGTTTCATGGGTTATGTCCCTGAGGATTCCCCAGCAGACACGGCTGTCATGGAGATGACAGCAGTGGACCTTGATGACCCAAAGGCCAGCACAAATGCTGTGCTAACATACCGAATCATTCAGAATgtccaaaatgaaataaacctGAACTTGTTTTCAATTAACCCAGTTAGTGGCACCATCTGTACCGTGCTTGGGTCCCTGGATCGGGAGAAGGTAGACAAGTACCTATTAGTGGTTGAGGCCAGAGATGGAGGAGGACTCACTGGGACAGGCACTGCCACTATTCTGGTGACTGATGTAAACGATCATGCTCCCGTCTTCCTGCAAAGGATCTACACAGCATTTGTCTCTGAGAATGCGAGTATTAACACTGAGGTTGCAGTGGTGTCTGCTATGGACAGAGATGAGGGAGAAAATGCCATGGTGACATTCAGCATCCTTGACGGTGACAATGACCGCAAGTTCTCCATAGAGACAGATAAAGGCAACAACTGTGGGTTTATCCGTCTAAGAAAGCAGATTGATTTTGAGAAGCCTCATGAGAGGGTGTTTAATTTGACTCTGAAAGCTGAGGACATGGATTTCTTCAGCATTGCTCATTGTGTGATCTATGTGGAGGATGCCAACGACCATGCTCCTGTCTTCTACCCCCAGTTCTATGAAGTGGCATCTCTGGCAGAAGATGTGCCTGTAGGCACCAAAGTTGTTCAAGTTTCTGCTGTTGACTTGGATTCTGGCCTGAATGGCAGGTTCTCTTTCCACCTGCTAAACAAGTCTGATCCAGGTGGCCAGTTCTCTGTGGCTAGTGATGGCTGGGTGATAGTTGCAGGAGTGCTGGATCACGAGACAGTGACACAATACCAGCTCATTGTCATTGCCACCGATATGGGGCAGCCCCCTCTGGCTTGCAGTGCCACAGTTCTAGTGACTCTGCAGGATGTAAATGACAATGGGCCAGAGTTTGAGGCTCATTATAACCCAGTGGTCTGGGAGAACACAGCTTCTCCGCAGTCTGTCCAAATGAATGAGACCTCTACTTTGCTGTATGCAAAGGATCGTGACACTGCTGCTAATGGAGCgcctttctcctttcatttacTCAGCAATTTCGATAGTCTTGGTAACTTCCACTTGCAGGATTTCCATAATGGCAGTGCCTTGCTTACTGCGCTGCATACCTTTGACAGGGAAGTGCACAAGGTCTTCCACCTGCCCATTCTGATCACAGACAGTGGGATTCCACCCATGAGCTCCACCAACACGTTAACTGTGAATATTGGGGACCAAAATGACCACCCGCATTCTGCTGGCTACATGGAATGTCTCATCTACAGCTATGATG GTATCCTGCCCACGACCGTCCTGGGTCAAGTCCTTGCCCCTGATGAGGATGATTGGGATCGTAAAATTTACcaatttgaaggaaaaacatcaAG GTACTTTATCCTTAATGATAACTCAGGTTTGCTAACTATTAAAGAAGGAACCCCACCGGGAACATACAACATAAAGGTTAGAGTCATCGACGGTGTTTGGCCAGATGTTGTCTCAACTGTAAAGGTTATAGTGAAGGAAATCAAAGATGATGCCCTCCATAATGCTGGTTCTTTACAAATCAAAG ATACCACCCCAGAGGAGTTCATATCCCAATTCCCTGAAAAAGAGAGTAAATACAACCAGTTGAAGAAGCTGCTCTCAGAAATCATATCAGTCCAACTTGAAAATGTTCACATTTTCAGTGTACTAAAGTCAAGTCAAACACGAGGGGTTGATGTTTGGTTTGCAGTTTATGGTCCACCCTattataaagcagaaaaacttAATGGCAATGTAGCAGCCTCCAGAGCGTGG CTGGAAAACATCTTGGATATAAATATCACCCAGATTGGCATTGATGAATGTGTGACCGCAAACTGCACTCATAGCAGCGGATGCATCAGCAAGTATGAGCACAGTCATGTGCCAACGATAACCACAGCTGGAAGCATTTCACTGGTGTCTGTGACAGTCCTGAGCAGTGCCCTGTGTAGCTGTGCGGCTCGGGAGAGTCCTCATCTCTCCTGTTCCTCTTACCAGACAAACCCATGTCTGAATGGCGGCACGTGTGTGGATACTGATTTGGGCTACAG atGCAGGTGTTCTGCTAATTTCCACGGACCAGACTGCCAGcagacaaaacacagctttaagGGCCATGGCTATGCCTGGTTCCCTCCTCTTAAGCCTTGCTTTGAGAGTCGCATCTCCTTAGAGTTCATCACTGAAGTCGCAGATGGCCTTCTGTTGTACCAGGGACCAGTAGCACGAGGGCAGCCTGGACAGCTGGAAGATTTCATTGCATTGG agctgtctggTGGTGTCCCAGCACTGACTGTGAGCCACAGCTCTGGTGAGCTTTTCCTCCAGCTGTCCAAAAAAGTTAACGTCGCAGATCGCCGCTGGcacaatataaaaattaaaagtgatGGAAAG aaagtgaAGCTGGTTCTTGACCACTGCACAAATGGCTCAGTTAGACACAGTGGCAGTGTTGATAAGAAGATCTCTCAAGTGGATCTGTCTGCCTGTGAAGCCTCTGAAGAGACTATGGGAACTTGGAG CATGAGCAGGATCTTCAGTGGTCACCAGCCCCTACAGCTGGGTGGAGTTAAGAAGATTTTGCCTTACCGTGACTCACAGAAGCGCTTCAGAGGGTTTGTTGGCTGCATACGCAATGTCGTTGTTGACACTAAG GTTTATGACTTAGAGCACCCTGCAGAGTCTCTGAACAGCTCTCCAGGATGCATCCTCACAGATGAAATGTGTCAGAGTGCTGGGATGGTCTCCTGTGGTGTCCATGGCAGGTGTGTTGGTGACTGGGGCTTCTTTCACTGTGACTGTGCCCCAGGATATGCTGGACCAGCATGTGACAAAG TTCTTCCAGAATGGGCTTTTGGAAGGGACAGCTGGATCCATTACGAGCCAAGGAATaccctcagcactctcagcaCTCGGATCCAGCTGATGGTGCGCACCCGCATCTCACGCAgcacactgctcagcttggcCTCTGCAGATGGGAGCAGCTTCATCCGGCTGGAG GTGGATGAGGGCTACTTTTGTGTTAACTTCAGCTTGGGGGGTAAAAGTCACTCTCTGAGAATGAAGACATTACGTATAAATAATGGCCAGTGGGTCCTGCTGACCATGGAACGCTACAACAACGAGTTTACTCTGCGTGTCAACAGTGGTGGTGGGGATCAAGAAGTGACGTCTGTCTTGGGCACAGATAGGTGGTTTGAAATGGACTGGGCGAGTGTTGTGCTAGGAAACCGCCTTCCTAGTCATTCAGAGAGCGATTTCCAAG gtTGTTTGCGTGATGTCCAGCTCAACGGCCAGCCTCTACTTGTGGAGGGCAGGAGCACGGAGTTTGGCTTTGTTCTGAGGCGGCAGGGCGTCACGATGGGATGCCATTCTagtgcctgcagcagccatccctGCTACAGCCCTTTCCTTTGTGTTGATCTCTGGAGAAAATATGAATGCCG GTGTCCAGCTGGGAAAGTGGAAGTGACTGATAATCTTACAGGGCTCAGACACTGTAGCTCATCACCTTGTGGACACTGGACCTGTAGGAATGGGGGTACCTGTGTAGCTCAATCCCAACACAAGACTATCTGCCAGTGCCCTGAAGGCTACAAGGGAAGATGGTGTGAAATTAGCCAGGTGAAGGCTGGAAGACCTGTTGGACTCAGCTCTGGCTCTATTCTGGCAATCAGCATGTGTCTCCTTGTCTTTCTAG CTCTCTTAGTTTCTTATACAGTGTGGAGTCAGTGGGGAAGTTCAGGGTTTCGGAAAGGAGGAATTTACCACATTCCTGAAGAGCGTGAAAGCTGGGAGGATGTTAGAGAAAATGTCTTCAATTATAATGAAGAAGGAGGTGGAGAACATGACCAG aatgCTTACAATGTAGCTGAACTGAAGAAACCTCTCCGTAGCATTCCCCACTTCTCCTTGAGGGCAACGTTTCCACGTTCCAGGACACCCACTAGACCAAAAAGAGGCTCAGTCCCAAACCGTGCACAGCAAAAACAATCAACATCAGCTGTTAGCAGTGTTCCAGACTTCAAGGAATATGTTTCTCAAATCATCCAGGATGCAGACAATGATCTACAGAATCCTCCAGCTGACACTGTTCATTTCTACTGCTTAGAAGGAGAATGCTCTCTAGCAGGGAGCCTTAGCTCCTTAAACTCCATTAGCGGTGATGAAGATCTAAATTATGACTGCCTCCAAGAGTGGGGGTCAAAGTTTGACAAGCTTAAAGAACTCTATGAGCCTTCACATGGACATTTGTAA